In one window of Haloarcula halophila DNA:
- a CDS encoding ABC transporter permease, giving the protein MSTRTDTSSNAVVAGSFEGDLRRYLRGLGGLVVFLLVWWVGAMTTQPSYLVPGPLESVHAFIDLFATSTAIVVPVLGSSLVLPTGLAHLAQTLFHYVPGLLLGALCGISLGLAMGWNGVLDDWLRPLVRVLRPIPPLAWVVFAIVWFGIHHTGAAFIVFVGAFWINFYGAYGGVEGVSTELTDAASTLGVERDLSMLKLVALPSAAPQVLTGFRTSIGRCWMIVVGAELFGAPGVGYEIINASNNLAMATSVAYMFLISLAFLCMDVGFRLLERRVLAWR; this is encoded by the coding sequence ATGAGTACACGTACCGACACCAGTTCTAACGCGGTGGTCGCCGGCAGCTTCGAGGGGGATCTGCGGCGGTATCTCCGCGGCTTGGGCGGTCTCGTCGTGTTCCTGCTCGTCTGGTGGGTTGGCGCGATGACGACCCAGCCGTCGTATCTGGTGCCGGGCCCCCTCGAATCAGTACACGCGTTTATCGACCTGTTTGCGACCTCAACGGCGATTGTCGTTCCCGTTCTGGGGTCGAGTCTCGTACTACCGACTGGGCTCGCACACCTCGCACAGACGCTGTTCCACTACGTTCCCGGCCTCCTCCTCGGCGCGCTCTGTGGCATCAGTCTCGGCCTTGCGATGGGCTGGAACGGTGTGCTCGACGACTGGCTGCGACCACTCGTCCGAGTACTGCGACCGATCCCGCCGCTGGCGTGGGTCGTCTTCGCCATCGTCTGGTTCGGCATCCACCACACTGGCGCGGCGTTCATCGTCTTCGTCGGCGCGTTCTGGATCAACTTCTACGGCGCCTACGGTGGCGTGGAGGGCGTTTCGACCGAACTGACCGATGCCGCATCGACGCTCGGCGTCGAGCGCGACCTCTCGATGCTGAAACTCGTCGCGCTCCCGAGTGCGGCACCCCAAGTGCTGACTGGGTTCCGGACGAGCATTGGTCGCTGCTGGATGATCGTCGTCGGTGCCGAGCTGTTCGGCGCACCAGGCGTCGGCTACGAGATTATCAACGCCTCGAACAATCTCGCGATGGCGACCAGCGTCGCCTACATGTTCCTCATCAGCCTGGCGTTCCTCTGTATGGACGTCGGGTTCCGACTACTCGAACGGAGGGTCCTCGCATGGCGCTGA
- a CDS encoding ABC transporter substrate-binding protein, with protein MVQISRRSLLQKAGASTIAATGIAGCLGQGGASLDSVTVAYVPIYPNMQHYVMEQEGYYEDVPADVSIERFSSGPSVVKAFASGDVDAALFGITPAMVLVDKGTNAGILAANSRNGFKIMGTTELVDFYEQEGPAMFERFEEERGRKVRFGAPPDGSVPDILLRYWIQEDLNVGEVESAINKSKVPPAKAVQTIQSGDIDATIIQEPFATVIGQDDGFGELAWSGDILEAHPVTVLFANQHVLDDSAVAQSLVEQHVAATEFTADSPDAAAAHAATVIGSDVSEDLATAAIDSKASEFISNPHAITDQAATMGEFVANVGNIEDPVATENLFAFDPYDAIQE; from the coding sequence ATGGTTCAAATCTCGCGCCGAAGTCTACTCCAGAAGGCAGGCGCATCCACGATTGCTGCGACGGGAATTGCTGGCTGTCTCGGTCAGGGAGGTGCATCACTTGATTCCGTCACGGTCGCGTACGTCCCGATTTACCCGAACATGCAACACTACGTGATGGAGCAAGAGGGGTACTACGAGGACGTTCCGGCAGATGTCTCAATAGAGCGGTTCAGCTCCGGCCCCAGTGTTGTCAAGGCGTTCGCGAGTGGGGACGTCGACGCTGCGCTTTTCGGGATCACTCCTGCAATGGTCCTCGTTGACAAAGGGACCAACGCCGGTATCCTCGCGGCGAACTCGAGAAATGGCTTCAAGATCATGGGGACGACCGAACTCGTCGATTTCTACGAACAGGAAGGCCCAGCCATGTTCGAGCGCTTCGAGGAAGAGCGCGGCCGCAAGGTCCGGTTCGGTGCCCCACCGGACGGGAGTGTCCCCGACATCCTCCTCCGATACTGGATCCAGGAAGACTTGAACGTGGGGGAGGTGGAGTCCGCAATCAACAAGTCAAAAGTCCCGCCAGCGAAGGCGGTCCAGACGATCCAGTCGGGCGATATCGACGCGACGATCATCCAGGAGCCGTTCGCGACGGTCATCGGCCAAGATGACGGTTTCGGCGAACTCGCCTGGTCTGGAGATATACTGGAAGCCCACCCGGTGACGGTGCTTTTCGCGAACCAGCACGTGCTCGACGACAGCGCCGTCGCCCAATCGCTGGTCGAACAGCACGTCGCAGCGACCGAGTTCACGGCGGACTCACCGGATGCGGCCGCCGCCCACGCCGCCACGGTCATCGGCTCCGACGTGAGCGAGGACCTCGCGACGGCCGCCATAGACTCGAAGGCATCCGAATTCATCTCGAACCCGCACGCGATCACCGACCAGGCCGCGACGATGGGCGAGTTCGTCGCCAACGTCGGCAACATCGAGGATCCGGTCGCGACTGAAAATCTGTTCGCGTTCGACCCCTACGACGCCATTCAGGAATGA
- the brxL gene encoding protease Lon-related BREX system protein BrxL, translating into MTTEDVDQKALDVFPGRVVRKDLVQDIKSGANVPTYVLEYLIGQYCATDDEESLEEGLEKVKEILSKHFVRPDEAEFVKSEVRERGRYRVIDKVNVRLDEQQDAYIGSFVNLGLSDVEINEHLVSKHPKLLGGGVWAIIDLEYLPDNANSPKSLFGIDSFKPIQVSNLDLDQLKDRRREFTRDEWLDLLLQSIGYDPSAFSEREKFLFLTRCIPLVESNYNYVELGPRGTGKSYLYREISPHSILISGGKTTVAKLFLNLNTGRIGLVGRWDVVAFDEVGGLQFSDSEAVQMLKDYMESGSFSRGTEELTAQASMVYVGNIDLDVEGVLKSSHLFEPFPEDMQDLALIDRFHYYLPGWEVPKMRSEFFGDQFGFIVDYFAEFVRELRKESYSDVINEEFAFGDHLNQRDERAVRKTVSGLLKLLHPHGEYTKEELREYLEFAMEGRRRVKEQLKRMGGMEYRAVEFSYLDLETKEEIYVPVPEEADETLIPPGTQQPGTVYTIGNSEGRHAPFRIETQALPGSGKTNISGTPGSDMKESFETACDYLQANMRELRRDETLEEYNINVQVLNPSDANEGGETSVGLLVGIVSGILGRPVRSQAVVLGAMSLMGELVAVSSLVDKLQLAADSGAKTVLLPAKNKEDMAKIPDELLDQLQLVFYTDPLDAASKAIQID; encoded by the coding sequence ATGACTACTGAGGACGTCGACCAGAAAGCACTCGACGTCTTTCCCGGACGCGTCGTCCGGAAGGATCTCGTTCAGGACATCAAATCTGGCGCGAACGTACCCACCTACGTTCTGGAGTACCTTATCGGGCAGTACTGCGCCACGGATGATGAGGAATCACTTGAGGAGGGACTCGAAAAGGTCAAAGAGATTCTGTCGAAGCACTTCGTCAGGCCTGACGAAGCCGAATTCGTAAAAAGCGAAGTGCGCGAACGAGGGCGCTACCGGGTCATCGACAAGGTGAACGTCCGACTCGACGAGCAACAGGATGCCTACATCGGATCGTTCGTGAATCTCGGCCTGAGCGATGTGGAGATCAACGAGCATCTCGTCAGTAAACATCCCAAGCTCCTCGGCGGCGGTGTGTGGGCTATCATCGACCTGGAATACCTCCCCGATAACGCAAACAGTCCGAAGAGCCTGTTCGGAATCGACTCGTTCAAACCGATTCAGGTTTCGAATCTCGACCTCGACCAGCTGAAGGACCGTCGCCGTGAATTCACGCGCGACGAATGGCTTGACCTCCTGCTCCAAAGCATTGGATACGATCCTTCCGCATTTTCGGAGCGCGAGAAGTTCCTCTTCCTCACTCGATGTATTCCGCTCGTTGAGTCGAACTACAACTATGTCGAGCTGGGTCCCCGTGGAACCGGGAAGAGCTACCTGTATCGGGAGATTAGCCCGCACTCCATCCTCATCTCCGGCGGTAAGACGACCGTTGCAAAGCTCTTCCTGAATCTCAACACCGGTCGGATTGGCCTCGTCGGCCGCTGGGACGTCGTCGCCTTCGACGAAGTCGGTGGGCTCCAGTTCAGCGACTCCGAAGCAGTCCAGATGCTCAAGGACTACATGGAGTCCGGGAGCTTCTCCCGCGGAACTGAAGAGCTCACTGCACAGGCTTCGATGGTCTACGTCGGAAACATCGACCTCGACGTCGAAGGCGTTCTCAAGAGCTCCCATCTCTTTGAACCGTTCCCCGAGGATATGCAGGATCTCGCCCTTATCGACCGCTTCCACTACTATCTTCCCGGATGGGAAGTTCCGAAGATGCGCTCCGAGTTCTTCGGTGACCAGTTCGGATTTATCGTGGACTACTTCGCCGAATTCGTGCGCGAACTCCGAAAGGAATCCTACAGCGACGTGATCAACGAGGAGTTTGCATTCGGCGATCACCTGAACCAACGAGACGAAAGGGCTGTCCGGAAAACCGTCTCTGGTCTGCTCAAATTACTTCACCCGCATGGGGAGTACACCAAGGAAGAACTCCGCGAATACCTGGAATTCGCAATGGAGGGCCGGAGAAGGGTGAAGGAGCAACTGAAGCGGATGGGAGGAATGGAATATCGAGCAGTGGAGTTCTCGTACCTCGATCTTGAGACGAAAGAGGAAATCTACGTGCCGGTTCCGGAGGAGGCCGATGAGACACTCATTCCCCCAGGAACACAGCAACCTGGGACGGTTTACACAATCGGGAACAGCGAGGGTCGCCACGCACCATTCCGAATTGAAACACAGGCACTCCCAGGATCAGGTAAGACGAATATCTCGGGGACTCCGGGAAGTGACATGAAAGAATCGTTCGAAACGGCGTGCGATTATCTCCAGGCAAATATGCGAGAACTCCGCCGCGATGAGACGCTGGAAGAGTACAACATTAATGTTCAAGTGCTCAATCCCTCCGACGCAAACGAGGGCGGCGAGACGAGTGTCGGCTTGCTTGTAGGGATTGTTTCAGGTATTCTTGGCCGGCCTGTCCGCTCTCAGGCAGTTGTTCTGGGTGCTATGAGTTTGATGGGGGAGTTGGTCGCCGTGAGTTCTCTGGTCGACAAGCTACAATTAGCAGCAGATTCCGGGGCTAAGACAGTGTTACTGCCAGCCAAAAACAAGGAGGATATGGCGAAGATACCGGACGAGCTTCTCGATCAGCTTCAGCTTGTCTTCTACACAGATCCACTTGACGCCGCTAGCAAGGCGATTCAGATAGACTGA
- a CDS encoding CopG family ribbon-helix-helix protein, with protein sequence MSVVSVSMPEELLNRIDQFADDHGYTGRSEVLREASRNLLGEFEDKKLEDRDLMGVVTVVFDYETTSVEEKMMHLRHEHEDIVASNFHSHVGGHHCMELFVLEGSLEEISTFVGKIRATKDTLTIDYSVLPVDDFGPLADMN encoded by the coding sequence ATGAGTGTGGTCAGCGTTTCGATGCCGGAGGAATTGCTTAACCGAATCGACCAGTTCGCCGACGACCACGGCTATACTGGCCGCAGTGAGGTACTTCGTGAAGCAAGCCGGAATCTCCTCGGTGAGTTCGAGGATAAGAAACTTGAAGATCGAGACTTGATGGGCGTCGTCACGGTGGTTTTCGACTACGAAACGACGAGCGTCGAGGAGAAGATGATGCACCTCCGCCACGAGCACGAGGACATCGTCGCATCGAACTTCCACAGCCACGTCGGCGGCCATCATTGCATGGAACTGTTCGTACTCGAAGGGTCGCTCGAAGAGATCTCGACGTTCGTCGGGAAGATCCGAGCGACGAAGGACACGCTCACAATCGACTACTCAGTGCTACCCGTCGACGACTTTGGCCCGCTGGCCGATATGAACTGA